A window from Symbiopectobacterium purcellii encodes these proteins:
- a CDS encoding FlxA-like family protein yields the protein MTSISAVTSSSGSSASSGTSNEQQIARLNQQIKTLTQQNKSLTSSLEKATTDEEKASIQEQQQLIQAQIQALQAQIARLQNESSESKQQQAASTSTAQEEGVNKPTEENKINIYV from the coding sequence ATGACCAGCATCAGCGCAGTGACGTCTTCTTCAGGCAGCAGCGCGAGCTCAGGGACCAGCAATGAGCAGCAAATTGCTCGTCTTAATCAGCAGATTAAAACGCTAACGCAACAGAACAAATCGCTCACCTCCTCTCTGGAGAAAGCCACCACGGATGAAGAAAAGGCCAGTATTCAGGAGCAACAGCAGTTAATTCAGGCGCAGATTCAAGCGCTTCAGGCCCAAATCGCCCGGTTGCAGAACGAGTCATCGGAGAGTAAACAGCAGCAGGCGGCATCCACGTCTACTGCACAAGAGGAAGGCGTTAACAAGCCAACTGAAGAGAATAAAATTAACATCTACGTGTAG
- a CDS encoding DUF3820 family protein, giving the protein MEKEDLIAIATQQMPFGKYQGRVLIDLPEEYLLWFARKDSFPKGRLGDLMQLTLTIKIEGLQGLVTPLKQR; this is encoded by the coding sequence ATGGAAAAAGAGGATTTGATCGCCATCGCTACCCAGCAGATGCCGTTTGGCAAGTATCAGGGTCGTGTGCTGATCGATTTGCCCGAGGAGTATTTGCTGTGGTTTGCCCGCAAGGATTCATTTCCCAAAGGGCGACTGGGTGATTTGATGCAACTGACGCTGACCATCAAGATAGAAGGGCTGCAAGGGTTGGTGACGCCGCTCAAGCAGCGTTAG
- the ligA gene encoding NAD-dependent DNA ligase LigA: MTVEHLTSRVAELHAQLRHHEYKYHVEDAPEIPDVEYDRLMNELKAIEAEHPELITPDSPTQRVGAAPLSAFESVRHEVPMLSLDNVFDDESYLAFYKRVQDRLKSGEELTFCCELKLDGLAVSLLYENGLLVQAATRGDGSTGENITANIRTIGAIPLRLQGDNIPARVEVRGEVFMKHRGFEKMNDDARRTGGKIFANPRNAAAGSLRQLDPRITAKRPLTFFCYGVGLLEGGTLPASHLARLKQFKAWGLPVSDRIRLCTGSADVLAFYRQVEQERATLGFDIDGVVVKVDDLALQERLGFVARAPRWAVAFKFPAQEQLTWLHGVDFQVGRTGAITPVARLEPVAVAGVMVSNATLHNRDEIERLGIQIGDRVIVRRAGDVIPQIVGVVEAERPADARAIDFPEQCPVCGSEVERIEGEAVTRCTGGLICGAQRKEALKHFVSRRALDVEGMGDKVIDQLVEKEYVKTPADLFTLTAGILTGLDRMGPKSAQNLVNALEKAKFTTFARFLFALGIRDVGEATASNLAQHFATLDNLLAADEDALLEVADVGPIVAKHVRHFLQEAHNQQVIRELIDPEGINIHWPEIERVDVATLDNPFAGKTIVLTGSLSQLSRDEAKDRLTALGAKVSGSVSKKTDMVIAGEAAGSKLAKAQELNIPVIDEAEMIRLLGA, from the coding sequence GTGACAGTTGAACATCTGACATCGCGTGTGGCTGAGCTGCACGCGCAATTGCGTCACCACGAATATAAATATCACGTTGAAGATGCGCCTGAAATTCCTGACGTGGAATATGACCGCCTGATGAATGAGCTTAAGGCGATCGAAGCGGAGCATCCTGAACTGATCACGCCGGATTCGCCCACCCAGCGCGTTGGTGCGGCACCCCTGTCGGCGTTTGAGTCCGTGCGCCATGAAGTGCCGATGCTGTCGCTGGATAACGTGTTTGATGATGAAAGCTATCTGGCGTTCTACAAACGCGTGCAGGATCGCTTGAAAAGCGGTGAAGAACTGACCTTCTGCTGTGAGCTGAAGCTCGATGGTTTGGCGGTAAGCCTGCTGTATGAAAACGGTCTGTTAGTGCAGGCCGCTACGCGCGGCGATGGCTCGACGGGGGAAAACATTACCGCCAATATCCGCACCATCGGTGCCATTCCGCTGCGCTTGCAGGGGGATAACATTCCTGCGCGCGTGGAAGTGCGCGGCGAAGTGTTTATGAAGCACCGTGGCTTTGAAAAGATGAATGACGACGCGCGACGTACCGGTGGCAAGATATTTGCCAATCCGCGCAATGCGGCGGCGGGGTCGTTACGCCAGCTTGATCCGCGTATTACGGCCAAACGCCCCCTGACCTTTTTTTGCTACGGCGTTGGTCTGTTGGAAGGCGGCACCTTGCCAGCCAGCCATTTGGCGCGCCTGAAGCAGTTTAAAGCCTGGGGATTGCCGGTCAGCGATCGTATTCGTTTATGTACTGGCAGTGCAGATGTGCTGGCATTTTATCGGCAGGTGGAGCAGGAACGCGCTACGCTCGGCTTCGATATAGACGGCGTGGTGGTCAAAGTTGACGACCTGGCATTGCAAGAGCGACTCGGGTTTGTGGCGCGCGCGCCGCGCTGGGCAGTGGCCTTTAAATTCCCGGCGCAGGAACAGCTGACCTGGCTGCACGGCGTTGATTTTCAGGTAGGCCGCACCGGGGCTATTACGCCGGTGGCACGCCTCGAGCCGGTTGCCGTTGCGGGCGTGATGGTGAGCAATGCCACCTTGCACAATCGCGATGAAATTGAACGTCTCGGCATACAGATAGGCGATCGCGTTATCGTGCGTCGCGCAGGCGATGTCATTCCGCAGATCGTTGGCGTAGTGGAAGCGGAGCGCCCTGCGGATGCCCGTGCTATCGATTTTCCGGAACAGTGTCCGGTATGCGGTTCCGAGGTGGAGCGCATTGAGGGTGAGGCCGTGACGCGTTGTACTGGCGGGTTGATCTGCGGCGCACAGCGTAAGGAAGCGTTAAAACACTTTGTCTCGCGCCGTGCGCTGGACGTGGAAGGCATGGGCGACAAGGTTATCGATCAACTGGTGGAAAAAGAGTACGTTAAAACCCCTGCCGACCTGTTTACCCTTACCGCAGGTATCCTGACCGGGCTTGATCGTATGGGACCGAAATCGGCGCAGAATCTGGTCAATGCGCTGGAAAAAGCCAAATTCACCACCTTTGCCCGCTTCTTGTTTGCGCTGGGTATCCGTGACGTGGGCGAAGCGACCGCAAGCAACCTGGCGCAGCATTTTGCCACGCTGGATAACCTGCTGGCGGCGGATGAAGATGCGCTGCTGGAAGTGGCGGATGTGGGGCCTATCGTGGCGAAGCACGTGCGCCATTTCCTGCAAGAAGCGCACAATCAGCAAGTGATTCGCGAGCTTATCGATCCTGAAGGCATCAATATCCATTGGCCGGAAATCGAAAGGGTGGATGTCGCCACGCTGGATAACCCGTTTGCCGGCAAGACCATTGTGCTGACCGGTTCGTTGAGCCAGCTATCCCGTGATGAAGCCAAGGATCGCCTGACGGCACTGGGTGCGAAAGTGAGCGGCAGCGTGTCCAAGAAAACCGATATGGTGATTGCAGGGGAAGCGGCGGGCTCCAAGTTGGCCAAAGCACAAGAACTGAACATCCCGGTGATTGATGAAGCCGAGATGATCCGCCTGCTCGGAGCCTAA
- the hldE gene encoding bifunctional D-glycero-beta-D-manno-heptose-7-phosphate kinase/D-glycero-beta-D-manno-heptose 1-phosphate adenylyltransferase HldE, producing the protein MKVSLPDFRQAGVLVVGDVMLDRYWYGPTSRISPEAPVPVVTVDTIEERPGGAANVAMNIAALGANSRLVGLTGIDDAARALSAKLSDVNVKCDFVSVPTHPTITKLRVLSRNQQLIRLDFEEGFDGVDPQPMLERIAQALPKIGALVLSDYAKGALAHVQAMIQTANAAGVPVLIDPKGTDFARYRGATLLTPNLSEFEAVAGRSKTEEELVARGEKMIADFDLSALLITRSEQGMTLLQPGKAPLNLPTQAQEVYDVTGAGDTVIGVLAAALAAGNSLEDACFLANAAAGVVVGKLGTSTVTPIELENAIRGRADSCFGAMDEAQLKAAVAQARLRGEKIVMTNGVFDILHAGHVSYLANARKLGDRLIVAVNSDDSTSRLKGPTRPVNALAQRMAVLSALGAVDWVVPFEEDTPQRLIAGILPDILVKGGDYKPEDIAGSKEVWANGGDVQVLNFEDGCSTTNIINAIKANTPR; encoded by the coding sequence ATGAAAGTTTCATTACCTGATTTTCGTCAGGCTGGCGTGCTGGTGGTAGGGGATGTGATGCTGGATCGCTACTGGTACGGTCCTACCAGCCGTATTTCGCCAGAAGCGCCTGTGCCGGTCGTCACAGTCGATACCATTGAAGAACGTCCCGGCGGTGCAGCCAACGTGGCCATGAACATTGCGGCGCTGGGTGCCAACTCCCGCCTGGTCGGGCTGACGGGCATCGATGACGCTGCGCGTGCGCTGAGCGCCAAACTGAGCGATGTGAACGTCAAGTGCGATTTTGTTTCCGTCCCGACGCACCCCACTATCACCAAGCTGCGCGTGTTGTCGCGCAACCAGCAGTTGATTCGCCTGGATTTTGAAGAAGGTTTTGACGGGGTTGATCCGCAGCCTATGTTGGAGCGCATCGCGCAGGCGCTGCCGAAAATCGGCGCATTGGTGCTGTCAGACTACGCGAAAGGTGCTCTGGCGCATGTGCAGGCGATGATCCAAACCGCCAATGCGGCGGGGGTGCCGGTGCTGATTGATCCGAAAGGGACCGATTTCGCTCGCTATCGCGGTGCCACCTTGCTGACCCCGAACCTGTCTGAGTTCGAAGCGGTTGCCGGGCGCAGCAAAACCGAAGAGGAGCTGGTCGCGCGCGGTGAGAAAATGATTGCCGATTTTGACCTGTCCGCTCTGCTGATCACCCGTTCCGAGCAGGGCATGACGCTGCTTCAGCCGGGCAAAGCGCCGCTGAATCTGCCGACACAGGCGCAGGAAGTCTACGATGTGACCGGCGCGGGCGATACCGTGATTGGCGTATTGGCAGCAGCACTGGCGGCGGGAAACTCACTGGAAGATGCCTGTTTCTTAGCGAACGCCGCAGCCGGTGTGGTGGTGGGCAAGCTGGGAACCTCGACCGTCACGCCTATCGAACTGGAAAATGCCATTCGCGGTCGCGCTGACAGCTGTTTTGGCGCGATGGATGAAGCGCAACTGAAAGCGGCCGTGGCGCAGGCGCGTCTGCGCGGTGAAAAAATTGTTATGACCAACGGGGTGTTCGATATTTTGCACGCCGGTCACGTTTCTTATCTGGCGAACGCGCGCAAGCTGGGCGATCGCTTGATTGTAGCGGTGAACAGCGATGATTCCACCAGCCGCTTAAAGGGCCCTACGCGTCCGGTCAATGCTCTGGCACAACGTATGGCGGTGTTAAGCGCTCTCGGCGCGGTGGACTGGGTGGTACCGTTTGAAGAAGACACGCCGCAGCGCCTGATTGCTGGCATTCTGCCGGATATTCTGGTCAAAGGCGGTGACTACAAGCCGGAAGATATCGCAGGCAGTAAAGAGGTGTGGGCCAACGGCGGTGACGTACAGGTGCTGAACTTTGAAGATGGCTGTTCTACCACTAACATTATTAATGCCATCAAAGCGAATACGCCGCGATAA
- the glnE gene encoding bifunctional [glutamate--ammonia ligase]-adenylyl-L-tyrosine phosphorylase/[glutamate--ammonia-ligase] adenylyltransferase — translation MSNSPFSTALPPLLAEQAQRVLSRLQESMTLPASIAPEDLAVLASSDFVSEALARYPEWWETLHQQPPQPEEWQHYGIWLAQALEAVSDEAALMRVLREFRRRMLVRIAWSQSLATSTTPQTLRQLSELAETLIVAARGWLYDACCREWGTPSNAQGEPQPLLILGMGKLGGGELNFSSDIDLIFVYPENGQTRGGRRELDNAQFFTRLGQRLIKALDQMTVDGFVYRVDMRLRPFGDSGPLVLSFAAMEEYYQEQGRDWERYAMVKARLMGGMEDAYSQELRALLRPFVFRRYIDFSVIQSLRNMKGMIAREVRRRDLRNNIKLGAGGIREIEFITQVFQLIRGGREPGLQGRELLPTLQHTGSLGLLSPQQVDELSNAYLFLRRLENLLQAIADEQTQTLPQEALNQQRLAWGMGFDGWEALNDALQNHMLAVRRVFNDLIGDDAQDGQDAPECSGYNSVWLDAPDEVDMGALMPHLSEDARNALLRAITDFRHDLVKRTIGPRGRDVLDHLMPLLLAEVCAHQQAELILPRLTPLLLGIVTRTTYLELLLESRPALIQLVRLCAASPMVASQLARYPLLLDELLDPATLYHPLAPEAYHDELRQYLMRVPEDDEEQQLEAVRQFKQAQQLRIAAGDIAGVLPVMKVSDHLTYLAEAIISAVVQQAWTQMAARYGQPTHLQQREGRGFAVIGYGKLGGWELGYSSDLDLVFLLDCPDEVVTDGERSIDGRQFYLRLAQRVMHLFSTRTSSGILYEVDARLRPSGAAGMLVSTVGAFGDYQQHEAWTWEHQALVRARMVYGEQGVQSQFEAIRRQILCQEREPETLRAQVREMREKMRQHLANKDPALFDLKTDEGGITDIEFIVQYLVLRYAAQEPRLTRWSDNVRILELMAQCGVMDEDEARALTLAYITLRDELHHLALQEQSARVNAERFLTERQQVKTSWEKWLGAGAQ, via the coding sequence ATGTCGAATTCGCCATTCTCCACTGCGTTGCCGCCGCTGCTGGCGGAGCAGGCGCAGCGTGTGTTATCCCGCTTGCAAGAGAGCATGACGCTCCCTGCGTCCATCGCACCCGAGGATCTGGCGGTGCTGGCCTCCAGTGACTTTGTCAGTGAGGCGCTGGCGCGCTATCCCGAGTGGTGGGAGACATTGCATCAGCAGCCACCTCAGCCGGAGGAGTGGCAGCACTACGGGATCTGGTTGGCGCAGGCGCTGGAAGCGGTAAGCGATGAGGCGGCGCTGATGCGCGTGCTGCGTGAGTTTCGCCGTCGGATGCTGGTGCGTATTGCCTGGTCGCAATCACTTGCCACCAGCACTACGCCGCAAACGTTGCGTCAACTCAGCGAATTGGCTGAGACACTGATTGTGGCGGCGCGCGGCTGGCTGTATGACGCCTGCTGCCGCGAGTGGGGCACGCCGAGTAATGCGCAAGGGGAGCCGCAGCCATTGCTGATATTGGGCATGGGCAAACTGGGGGGTGGAGAACTGAATTTCTCCTCTGATATCGACCTGATTTTCGTCTATCCGGAAAACGGCCAAACCCGCGGGGGACGGCGCGAATTGGATAATGCGCAATTCTTTACCCGACTGGGGCAGCGCCTGATTAAAGCGCTGGATCAGATGACGGTGGACGGCTTTGTCTACCGTGTCGATATGCGTTTACGCCCGTTTGGTGATAGCGGTCCGTTGGTGCTCAGCTTTGCTGCGATGGAAGAGTATTATCAGGAGCAGGGGCGCGATTGGGAACGCTACGCGATGGTGAAAGCGCGTCTGATGGGCGGTATGGAGGATGCCTACAGTCAGGAACTGCGCGCGCTGTTGCGTCCGTTTGTGTTCCGCCGCTATATCGATTTCAGTGTGATCCAATCGCTGCGTAACATGAAGGGCATGATTGCCCGTGAAGTACGGCGGCGCGATCTGCGTAACAACATCAAGCTGGGCGCAGGCGGTATTCGCGAAATTGAGTTTATCACCCAGGTTTTTCAACTGATTCGCGGTGGACGTGAACCGGGGTTACAAGGCCGGGAACTGCTGCCGACGTTGCAGCACACCGGTAGCCTGGGCCTGCTCTCGCCGCAGCAAGTGGACGAACTGAGCAATGCCTATCTGTTTTTGCGGCGGCTGGAAAACCTGTTGCAGGCGATTGCTGATGAGCAGACGCAAACTCTGCCGCAAGAGGCGTTGAATCAGCAGCGTCTGGCGTGGGGCATGGGGTTTGACGGCTGGGAGGCGTTGAATGACGCCTTACAAAACCATATGCTGGCGGTGCGCCGGGTGTTTAATGACCTGATTGGCGATGATGCGCAAGACGGGCAGGATGCGCCGGAGTGCAGCGGTTACAACAGCGTATGGCTGGATGCGCCCGACGAAGTGGATATGGGGGCGTTGATGCCCCACCTCAGCGAAGACGCACGTAACGCATTGCTGCGCGCCATCACCGATTTTCGTCATGATTTGGTCAAACGCACCATTGGTCCCCGCGGGCGTGACGTGCTCGATCACCTTATGCCACTGCTGCTGGCCGAAGTGTGTGCTCACCAGCAGGCTGAGCTTATTTTGCCGCGCCTGACGCCGTTATTGCTCGGTATCGTGACGCGCACCACCTATCTGGAACTGCTGCTGGAATCGCGCCCGGCGTTGATTCAACTGGTGCGACTGTGCGCAGCCTCGCCGATGGTGGCAAGTCAGTTGGCGCGTTATCCGCTGCTGTTGGATGAACTGCTCGATCCGGCGACGCTCTATCATCCGCTGGCACCGGAAGCCTATCACGATGAACTGCGCCAATACCTGATGCGCGTGCCTGAGGACGATGAAGAGCAGCAACTGGAAGCGGTGCGGCAGTTCAAACAGGCGCAGCAGTTGCGCATTGCCGCAGGTGACATCGCGGGCGTGCTACCGGTAATGAAAGTGAGCGATCACTTAACCTATCTGGCGGAAGCCATTATCTCGGCCGTAGTGCAGCAGGCCTGGACGCAAATGGCGGCGCGCTATGGGCAACCGACACACCTGCAACAGCGCGAAGGACGCGGCTTTGCGGTAATTGGTTATGGCAAGCTGGGCGGCTGGGAACTGGGCTACAGTTCGGATCTCGATCTGGTGTTCCTGCTGGACTGCCCGGATGAAGTAGTAACCGACGGTGAGCGCAGTATTGATGGTCGCCAGTTCTATCTCCGTCTGGCGCAGCGTGTGATGCACCTGTTCAGCACGCGTACCTCATCGGGCATCCTTTACGAGGTCGATGCCCGCCTGCGCCCGTCCGGGGCGGCGGGAATGCTGGTCAGTACCGTCGGGGCTTTTGGCGACTATCAACAACATGAAGCCTGGACCTGGGAACATCAGGCGCTGGTGCGTGCGCGCATGGTCTACGGTGAGCAAGGCGTGCAGTCGCAGTTTGAGGCGATACGGCGTCAGATTTTATGTCAGGAACGCGAGCCTGAGACGCTGCGTGCACAAGTGCGCGAAATGCGCGAGAAAATGCGCCAGCATCTGGCCAATAAAGACCCTGCGCTGTTCGATCTCAAAACCGATGAGGGCGGTATCACCGATATCGAATTTATCGTGCAATATCTGGTGCTGCGTTATGCGGCACAGGAACCGCGCCTGACGCGCTGGTCTGATAACGTGCGCATTCTGGAACTGATGGCCCAATGTGGCGTGATGGACGAGGACGAAGCGCGGGCGCTGACGCTCGCTTACATCACCCTGCGCGATGAGTTGCATCATTTGGCGTTGCAGGAACAGTCGGCACGTGTCAATGCTGAACGCTTTTTGACCGAGCGCCAACAGGTGAAAACCAGCTGGGAAAAATGGCTGGGGGCCGGGGCGCAGTAG
- a CDS encoding CYTH domain-containing protein translates to MNGCQHPEYNVPLANATLDIRLLPADVWPPECDVDALAQALHPLFSTHFQREQWVIAYHQSLIEIAFDQGEVAAGELSEPILELEMELKAGQTDDLLALSQELAEWGGIALRIQSPAGCGSLSTTVGAFAT, encoded by the coding sequence ATGAATGGCTGTCAGCATCCTGAATACAATGTGCCGCTGGCGAATGCCACTTTGGATATCCGCTTGCTACCCGCAGACGTCTGGCCGCCAGAGTGCGATGTCGACGCGCTTGCGCAGGCGCTACATCCGCTGTTTAGCACTCATTTTCAGCGTGAGCAATGGGTTATCGCTTATCACCAAAGCTTGATTGAAATTGCTTTCGATCAGGGAGAGGTGGCTGCCGGTGAATTGAGCGAGCCTATTCTGGAATTGGAGATGGAACTGAAAGCCGGGCAAACCGATGATTTGCTGGCACTGTCGCAAGAACTGGCGGAGTGGGGCGGAATTGCGCTCCGTATTCAGTCACCCGCTGGATGCGGATCACTATCAACAACAGTTGGCGCGTTTGCAACGTAA
- a CDS encoding TIGR04211 family SH3 domain-containing protein: MKKLGLVCFTFVSLTLSWASHAEDKRYISDELSTYIHTGPGTQYRIIGTLNAGEEVTVLSVNENAGYAQIRDSKDRTSWLPLNQLSQTPSLRLRVPELEKQVSDLTARLGNIDQEWNQRTADMQQKVSASDNIITALRNENQDLKNQLIVAQKKVDAANVQLDDKQREIILQWFLYGGGVAGIGLLIGLLLPHLIPSRKKNDRWMR; this comes from the coding sequence ATGAAGAAATTAGGCCTCGTTTGTTTCACCTTTGTCAGCCTCACACTGAGTTGGGCGAGTCATGCAGAAGATAAACGCTACATCTCCGATGAGCTGTCGACCTATATTCATACCGGCCCTGGCACCCAATATCGAATCATTGGCACGCTCAATGCGGGTGAGGAAGTCACCGTACTCAGCGTGAATGAAAATGCCGGCTATGCCCAAATTCGCGATAGCAAAGATCGCACCAGTTGGTTGCCGCTCAATCAACTGAGCCAAACGCCGAGCCTGCGCCTGCGCGTGCCGGAACTGGAAAAGCAGGTTTCCGATCTCACCGCGCGATTAGGCAATATCGATCAGGAATGGAACCAGCGTACCGCCGATATGCAGCAAAAAGTGTCTGCCAGCGACAATATCATCACCGCGCTGCGTAACGAAAATCAGGATTTAAAAAATCAGCTGATTGTCGCGCAAAAGAAGGTCGATGCAGCCAATGTGCAACTGGATGACAAGCAACGGGAAATCATTTTGCAATGGTTCCTGTACGGCGGCGGCGTGGCGGGTATCGGCTTGCTGATCGGTTTGCTGCTACCGCACCTGATACCCAGCAGAAAGAAAAACGATCGCTGGATGCGTTGA
- a CDS encoding multifunctional CCA addition/repair protein has protein sequence MKSYLVGGAVRDSLLDLPVSERDWVVVGATPGQMLALGYQQVGRDFPVFLHPESKEEYALTRTERKSGNGYTGFICHAAPDVTLEADLLRRDLTINAIAQTAEGELVDPYHGRYDLQQRLLRHVSPAFQEDPLRVLRVARFAARFAHLGFHIAEETLALMQFMTREGELAFLTPERVWKETEKALATRSPHVYFQVLRDCGALAVLFPEIDNLYGVPAPAQWHPEIDSGVHTLMTLMIAARLTPEIDVRFATLCHDVGKALTPPALWPRHHGHGPAGVKLVEQLCQRLHVPNALRDLAKLVAEYHDLAHTVTVLQPKTLMKLFDALDVWRKPERLEKLVLTSEADARGRTGFEESPYPQGDYLREAFTVASAVTSSAVVADGFQGIGVRDELHQRRIAALTAWKAQKIPASTL, from the coding sequence TTGAAGAGTTATCTGGTTGGCGGCGCAGTGCGGGACTCCTTACTCGATCTTCCGGTGTCAGAGCGTGACTGGGTAGTGGTGGGGGCCACGCCGGGACAAATGTTAGCGCTTGGCTACCAGCAGGTCGGGCGGGATTTCCCCGTCTTTTTGCACCCGGAAAGCAAAGAAGAGTATGCGCTGACGCGTACTGAACGCAAATCCGGAAACGGCTACACCGGCTTTATTTGCCATGCGGCACCCGATGTTACGCTGGAAGCGGATCTGCTGCGGCGCGATCTGACCATCAACGCCATCGCCCAAACCGCAGAGGGTGAGCTGGTTGATCCCTACCACGGTCGGTACGATCTGCAACAGCGTTTGCTGCGCCACGTTTCTCCGGCCTTTCAGGAAGATCCGCTACGCGTACTGCGCGTGGCGCGCTTTGCCGCGCGTTTTGCCCATCTCGGTTTTCACATCGCGGAGGAAACGCTGGCGCTGATGCAATTTATGACGCGCGAGGGCGAGTTGGCTTTTCTGACGCCCGAACGGGTGTGGAAAGAGACGGAAAAGGCGCTGGCAACCCGCTCACCTCACGTCTATTTTCAGGTACTGCGCGACTGCGGTGCGCTGGCGGTGCTGTTTCCTGAAATCGACAATCTGTACGGCGTACCCGCCCCGGCACAGTGGCACCCAGAAATCGACAGCGGCGTTCACACGCTGATGACACTGATGATTGCCGCTCGCCTCACCCCCGAGATTGATGTGCGTTTTGCCACGCTGTGCCACGATGTGGGAAAAGCGCTGACGCCGCCGGCGCTCTGGCCGCGCCACCACGGACACGGCCCGGCGGGGGTGAAACTGGTGGAGCAACTGTGCCAGCGCTTGCACGTGCCTAATGCGCTGCGCGACCTGGCTAAGCTGGTGGCGGAATATCATGACCTGGCGCATACCGTAACGGTTTTGCAGCCCAAAACGTTGATGAAACTGTTTGATGCGCTGGACGTATGGCGCAAGCCGGAACGACTGGAGAAGCTGGTGCTCACCAGTGAAGCGGATGCCCGTGGCCGCACCGGTTTCGAGGAATCGCCCTATCCGCAAGGCGACTACCTGCGCGAGGCATTTACCGTTGCCAGTGCGGTCACCAGTAGCGCCGTCGTGGCCGACGGTTTTCAGGGTATTGGCGTGCGCGATGAGCTGCACCAGCGACGTATTGCTGCGCTTACCGCGTGGAAAGCGCAGAAAATTCCCGCCTCAACCCTGTAA
- a CDS encoding SAM-dependent methyltransferase, with the protein MSEKLAGHKFLARLGKKRLRPGGRAATEWLIQQGALTPSTRVLEVACNMGTTAIEMAQRYGCAIVGVDMDKVALQQARHNILAAGVEGRVTVMEANALALPFPDNHFDVVINEAMLTMYADKAKRPLIQEYLRVLKPGGRLLTHDIMLLPQASDDVTAQMRAAINVNVQPLTLAGWRSLFLDSGFSQVENAQGAMTLMTPSGMIYDEGWGGAAKIVRNALKAENRATFLQLFRTFRRYRHQLNYIAVCSTK; encoded by the coding sequence ATGTCAGAGAAACTGGCGGGACATAAATTTCTGGCGCGGTTGGGAAAAAAACGCCTGCGCCCGGGTGGGCGTGCGGCTACCGAGTGGTTGATACAGCAGGGCGCGTTGACGCCATCGACCCGTGTTCTGGAGGTGGCGTGCAATATGGGCACCACCGCCATTGAGATGGCGCAGCGTTACGGATGCGCCATCGTCGGGGTGGATATGGACAAGGTGGCATTACAGCAAGCACGGCACAACATTCTGGCTGCGGGTGTTGAGGGGCGGGTGACGGTGATGGAAGCGAACGCATTGGCGTTACCGTTTCCCGATAATCACTTCGATGTGGTGATTAACGAAGCGATGCTCACCATGTACGCCGACAAAGCCAAGCGTCCACTGATTCAGGAATACTTGCGCGTGCTAAAACCCGGAGGGCGGCTGCTGACCCATGACATTATGCTGTTGCCGCAGGCGTCGGATGACGTCACGGCGCAGATGCGCGCGGCCATCAATGTCAACGTTCAGCCGTTAACGCTGGCGGGATGGCGCAGCCTGTTTCTTGACAGCGGTTTCAGCCAGGTGGAGAACGCCCAAGGGGCAATGACGTTGATGACGCCGTCTGGCATGATTTACGATGAAGGCTGGGGCGGCGCGGCAAAGATTGTGCGCAATGCGTTGAAGGCGGAAAACCGCGCAACCTTCCTTCAGCTGTTTCGCACTTTCCGCCGCTACCGGCACCAGCTTAACTATATTGCGGTTTGTAGTACTAAATAA